The window CCGCGTCCGCGCCACCGTCCTCGACCTCACCCTCGCGATGCTCGACCCCGGCGGCCGCGGTGCCTCCCTGCTCGCGACCGAGGCGGCCCGCTTCGGCGCCTCCGGCCCCTTCGCCCCGGCGCCGAACGCCGCCTTCGACGACAGCACGCCGGCCTTCACCCTGAACCACGCCGACTGCATCCTCTGCCAGCGCTGCGTCGAAGGCTGCCAGGACGTGCAGCACATCGGCGCCATCGCCGTGCTCGGCGGCGGAGAGGCCGCGCGCATCGGCACCTTCCTGGACCGGCCGCTCCTGCAGTCCATCTGCACCTCCTGCGGCACCTGCGTCAGCGTCTGCCCAACGGGCGCCCTCTATCCCAGAGTCGCGGGCAGCCTCGCCACCTGAGCCCGGGCGGTGGCGGGCGCCGTCCGCCGCTGTCATCGGCGCCAAGCCCTCAACTGAGGTTCAGAGATGGGTCCGGGACGTCCGCACTCCCTCGTCCTACTACCCCGGGCCGCCTTCTGAGA of the Dehalococcoidia bacterium genome contains:
- a CDS encoding 2Fe-2S iron-sulfur cluster-binding protein → MPTLTIDGREVSVPEGATVLEAVRAAGIDIPHLCKDDDQAPIGACRTCLVLVEGQRGLPASCYLPAADGMRVSTHGDALDRVRATVLDLTLAMLDPGGRGASLLATEAARFGASGPFAPAPNAAFDDSTPAFTLNHADCILCQRCVEGCQDVQHIGAIAVLGGGEAARIGTFLDRPLLQSICTSCGTCVSVCPTGALYPRVAGSLAT